One region of Ornithinibacter aureus genomic DNA includes:
- a CDS encoding S8 family peptidase — translation MAEGQEHLSHLLVEDRAADEEFRRRGGPDPKIRPVEDRAGHGGGRLNELQSAFSSGDETREEQLPDDELRALGTIITLEGSDPAYPLKLDTLQQLTSHRDSQRRRPKWLLLSVLPADSGSGIPERATVWVSDDYRAKFLQLFEDYLAKESPKGKPRNNELVANIARIRATILGDLWQSEGRPPEGTTTWWELWLRPNADGPDLLRRFAEASGLTISQRLLRLVDRDVMWVEATWAQLEVLPFTAVPLAEIRRPEFIDSIEDLTAEEQADYVDDLAKRLEPADELQPAVCHLDTGVARTHVLIEQSLAPQDLHTVIGVSGFDQDGHGTKMAGIALLGAAVDRHLLGSDSVVLRHRLESVRILPTKTEKPHEPRAYGDVTAQAVSLPEIAATRRRVFCMPVSTSTDTPGSPGQPTLWSATVDALAVGANVVSNGDELRLLAPPDSEAARLLIVSAGNVTGYVADHLAESDTSPVRDPGQAWNALTVGAYTDLDAVPTDPAFAGWTPVARKGDLSPHSRTSLPFGNRRWPIKPDIVMEGGNVLHDTASMFEPNHPALSLRTTGHTNDQALASANATSAATAQGSRLAALVMATYPEYWPETIRALLVHSAQWTPIMRDEIDRAGQSGLQAKQMLLRRYGWGVPTEERVLFSSDRSVTLVVQDEFTPFEGDEFKVPSFRLHDLPWPREVLQDLGSASVTLRVTLSYFIEPTASRRGWRQRYKYASHGLRFELQDPLESEAHFIQRVNREARTEEAGGRPASGQVSWLVGANQRLYGSLHQDIWETYGSALADTGKIAVYPVGGWWKNNKNRERVDRKIRYALVVSLQTDATDVDLYTPVANLLHTPIEIPIE, via the coding sequence TTGGCTGAGGGGCAGGAACACCTCAGTCACCTTCTGGTAGAAGATCGAGCGGCAGACGAGGAGTTTCGCCGACGGGGTGGACCGGACCCGAAGATTCGTCCGGTCGAAGACCGTGCCGGTCACGGCGGCGGGCGGCTGAACGAGTTGCAGTCCGCGTTCTCTAGCGGTGACGAGACCCGTGAAGAACAACTCCCAGACGACGAGCTACGTGCCTTGGGCACCATCATCACGTTGGAGGGCTCTGACCCCGCCTATCCGCTCAAGCTCGACACTCTCCAACAGCTCACCTCGCACCGCGATTCGCAGCGCAGGCGCCCCAAGTGGCTCCTTCTCTCGGTTCTCCCCGCGGACTCGGGTTCTGGCATCCCCGAGCGAGCGACCGTCTGGGTCAGCGACGACTACCGTGCGAAGTTCCTGCAGCTCTTCGAGGACTACCTGGCGAAGGAGTCACCGAAAGGCAAACCTCGCAACAACGAACTCGTCGCGAACATCGCACGCATCCGTGCCACCATCCTGGGTGACCTTTGGCAGTCCGAGGGTCGCCCTCCAGAAGGTACGACGACATGGTGGGAACTATGGCTACGCCCAAACGCTGACGGCCCCGATCTGCTACGGCGCTTCGCCGAAGCCTCCGGACTGACCATCTCGCAGCGTCTCCTCCGGCTCGTCGACCGCGACGTCATGTGGGTCGAGGCGACGTGGGCGCAGCTTGAAGTCCTACCGTTCACCGCGGTGCCGCTGGCCGAAATCCGGCGCCCGGAGTTCATCGACTCCATAGAAGACCTCACCGCCGAGGAGCAAGCCGACTACGTCGACGACCTGGCCAAGCGACTGGAACCTGCCGACGAACTCCAGCCCGCCGTCTGCCACCTCGACACGGGCGTAGCGAGAACTCACGTCCTCATCGAGCAGTCCCTGGCACCCCAGGACCTGCACACCGTGATCGGCGTCAGCGGCTTCGATCAAGACGGACATGGCACCAAGATGGCCGGCATCGCGCTGCTGGGAGCCGCGGTCGACCGCCACCTGCTCGGATCGGACTCCGTTGTGCTGCGACACCGACTGGAGTCGGTTCGCATCCTTCCGACCAAGACCGAGAAGCCGCACGAACCCCGCGCGTACGGAGACGTCACCGCCCAAGCCGTCTCGCTGCCCGAAATCGCAGCGACACGGCGCCGGGTGTTCTGCATGCCGGTCAGCACCAGTACCGACACCCCCGGCAGCCCAGGTCAGCCCACGCTGTGGTCGGCCACCGTCGACGCACTGGCCGTCGGCGCCAACGTCGTCAGCAACGGCGACGAACTCCGGCTACTCGCGCCACCAGACAGCGAAGCAGCAAGACTCCTGATCGTGTCCGCCGGAAACGTAACCGGCTACGTCGCCGACCACCTCGCCGAATCCGACACCTCTCCGGTTCGAGATCCCGGCCAAGCCTGGAACGCACTCACCGTCGGCGCCTACACCGACCTCGACGCGGTCCCGACCGATCCGGCCTTCGCAGGCTGGACCCCTGTCGCGCGGAAGGGCGACCTCTCGCCCCACAGTCGCACGTCTCTGCCGTTCGGGAACAGGCGCTGGCCGATCAAGCCCGACATCGTCATGGAAGGCGGCAACGTCCTCCATGACACCGCCTCCATGTTCGAGCCGAATCACCCGGCGCTGTCCCTGCGAACCACCGGGCACACAAACGACCAGGCTCTGGCATCGGCCAACGCAACCAGCGCCGCGACCGCGCAAGGCTCCCGGCTCGCAGCCCTCGTCATGGCCACCTATCCCGAGTACTGGCCCGAGACGATCCGAGCACTCCTTGTCCACTCCGCGCAGTGGACACCCATCATGCGCGACGAAATCGATCGTGCGGGGCAGAGCGGACTTCAAGCCAAACAGATGCTGCTACGCCGATACGGCTGGGGCGTCCCGACCGAGGAACGCGTGTTGTTCTCCTCCGATCGGTCCGTAACCCTGGTCGTACAGGACGAGTTCACCCCTTTCGAGGGCGATGAGTTCAAGGTCCCGTCGTTCCGACTACACGACCTTCCTTGGCCGCGCGAAGTACTGCAAGACCTGGGCTCCGCTTCCGTGACTCTGCGCGTCACCCTCTCCTACTTCATCGAGCCGACGGCTTCCCGACGAGGATGGCGGCAGCGGTACAAGTACGCATCACACGGACTCCGGTTCGAGCTACAAGACCCCCTTGAATCTGAGGCCCATTTCATTCAGCGAGTGAACCGTGAAGCCCGCACCGAGGAAGCCGGCGGGCGCCCCGCAAGCGGACAAGTGTCGTGGCTCGTTGGCGCCAACCAACGCCTGTACGGCTCACTGCATCAAGACATCTGGGAGACCTACGGTTCAGCACTCGCCGACACCGGAAAGATCGCCGTCTACCCCGTCGGCGGCTGGTGGAAGAACAACAAGAACCGCGAACGCGTCGACCGGAAGATCCGCTACGCCCTCGTCGTATCACTCCAGACTGACGCCACCGACGTCGACCTGTACACACCAGTGGCGAACCTCCTCCACACCCCGATCGAGATCCCGATCGAGTGA